The window AAATTCATTTTGTTGCGTAGTGAAGGTTATTCAATATACATGTACCCACTTATTGCCTTCATAGCATGGTATGCATTCTCGGGTATAGTAGGCATATATAGGGCAAGTGACATAGTTATGCCTATATGGGCGCTTGGTAGAAATACATTAACTAATGCAGTACTGATGAAACTGTTATATGTGTTGTTAAACTGTTTTCTTTTTGGATTCTTTATCGCTAATATTAGAAGTAAAGAACGGTTGATAAGAGTCATCAGGTGGTGGATCAGCGCGAGTGTTATTGTTTCTCTATACGCCATATATTTATTCATAACATCTGCGATGCATTCTAATCCATGGCTATTGCCCGGAACATTAAGTGTTCAGTATGGTTTCTTGCCAGGCATAGGGGAATTTATCAGGTGTGCAACATTTAAGGAAGGTAACTTTTATGGCGGATATATGAATGCATCACTGATGATGATACTTCCATTTCTTTTCACTAATACCATTCCGTCATTGTTTCAATATAAAAAGCTTAAGTGGTATTATTTTATCATAATGGTGAGTGGTTTGCTGATTTCGGCATCAACCATAAACATCGTTGTCTTCGTTGTGCTCATGTGTGCGTATTTGTGGAGCATACGAGTTAGAAAACATTCAATCAAAATAAAGTTGATGTTTTTATTTATAGGAATATTACTCTTTGGAATTATTTTCATTTCCACTCCTGCTGGCAAAACAATGGTTATTAATAAAATATTTTCAAATGATGTGCAAATGAGCATGTCAAAGCGTGATAGATTAGGATGTATTGTTACAGCAACAAAAATGGCGTTAGTATATCCAGTCATTGGGGTAGGCCCAACAAATTTTGGCCTGTATTATGATCGATTTAAACTTGACGGAATGGTTGCGGGAACAGGTGAAAAACGGATAGCAAACAATATTTACGCGGAAATATTATGCGAGACGGGGTTCACTGGTTTGGCTTTGTTTTTAGCGTATTTATTTAGTATTCGATATTTGTATAAAAAACAGTCAAAGATTATTGATCATAAACTAATGCCTCTGGTCAAAGGGCTGTATTTTGCATTCATCAGCATGCTCATTGTGTTTATGGCATTTCCAACATTCACTCTTACATTTCATTGGATTCTTATCGGTCTGTTAATTGCATCAATTAATATAGGTGTCATGGAAAAACGCAATGAGAATAGCTTATAACGCACGATTTCTATCAGCATCTAATGTAACCGGCGTTGAAAGGGTTGCTTATGATCTGCTGCTGCATTTGGTTAAGCAAGATTCCAAAAATGAATATATCGTGTTTACGGCTAAAAAAGAATATCTTGGTTCAATAGCAATATCTCCTAATGTTACTTGTGTTGAATGCTCATTATTAAGGGGAAATCGCTTTTTAAAACATGTCTGGGAACAATTTGTATTGCCATTATATGTTCTTATCTACAAATGTGATGTTCTGTTTAATCCAACCAATACAGCGCCTATAATAAACTTTAGCAAAACCATCTTGTTTCTCTGTGATGTATCATTTATGGTCAATCCAAAATGGTTTTCAAAAAGCTTTAGCATCTGTTATAGATTCATAATACCTATAATATCACGAAGAGCGAATGCAATTATCACCATATCACAAAGCTCTAAAAATGACATTGTTAAATATTGTAAGGTCAGTGAAGATAAGGTCAAAGTAGTATATCCGTCTCTGAGTGGTATATTTGATGCTAACAATGACGGACAAAATGATAGTGTATTAGCTAATTTACATATACGAAAACCGTTTGTGTTGTTTACGGGTTCAATTAATCCAAGAAAGAATCTCAAAAATCTAATTACTGCATTTAAAAAGTATAAAAGTAAATTTAATGATATGGAACATTCACTTATAGTTGTTGGGGCAATGAATACAAATTTTGCTCCCGAGGCTTTAACCAATGATAAAAATAATAATATTGTATATGTTGGATATGTTGATGATAATCAATTGAAGTCACTGTATCAAGAGTCGGAGCTTTTCATATACCCTTCATTGTATGAGGGTTTTGGCTTGCCTCCCTTAGAGGCTATGTGTTGCGGAACTCCAGTAATTGTGTCTAATACTTCATCTCTTCCAGAAGTATGTGGAGACGCAGCAATCTATGTTGACCCTGAAAATACTGAACAAATTTCGGATGCCATTAATAATATATTGTGTAATGCTGATATGCGTAAAAAAATGATTATGAAAGGTAAAGAACGGGTATTGCACTTTAATTGGGATGATGCCGCAAAGAATGTTATACATATCACTGAAGAGGTTTCGTTGTGAAAATTGCAATCGTTCATGATTTTTTAAACCAATATGGCGGTGCCGAGCGTGTTGTAGAAGCTTTGCACGAAGTATATCCCGATGCACCAATATATACTTCTATTTATGTACCAAGGAATCTTCCTGATATATTTAAAACAATGAATATCAAAACTTCATATATGCAAAAACTGCCTTTTTTAAAGCATTTTAAAAAGTATCTATTGTTATATCCGAGTGCATTTGAAACATTTGATTTAAGTCAATATGATGTTGTACTAAGCAGTTCAAGTGCCTTTGCTAAAGGAGTAAAAACCAGTAGTTCAACCTGTCATGTTTGCTACTGTTATACACCTATGCGTTTTGCATGGAATTATGGAAATTATATTGGGAAGGAAAATATAGGTAAACTGGCAAAGAAATGCCTGCCATATTTTCTAAAATATCTAAAATCATGGGATGTTAAAACGAGTAGGAAAGTTGATTATTTTATAGCTATTTCGCGTGAAATTCAAAAACGCATAAAAGCATGTTATTTGCGTGAATCTGATCTAATTTATCCTCCAGTAAATACTCGTGACTTTTCTGTGTCATCACATGTTGCTGATTATTTTTTAGTAGTTTCTCGATTAAATGGATACAAACGGATTGATTTGGTTGTAAATGCCTTTAACCAGTTGAAATTGAAGTTGAAAATAATTGGCGATGGCCCTTGTAGAAATTCTTTAGAGCAGATAGCCGGGCATAATATTGAATTTCTAGGGAAAGTTGACGAGATATCTTTGCGGAATAACTATGCTCATTGTCGTGCAATTATATTCCCAGGTGAAGAAGATTTTGGAATTGTACCTCTTGAGGCTCAATCATCAGGGAGGCCGGTTATTGCATTTGCGGCTGGTGGTGCTCTTGAAACGGTAATTGACGGCCGCACTGGTATATTCTTTAATACACAATCAGTTGAGTCACTGATTGATGCGATTAATAGATTTCTGAAATTGGAAAACACTTTTGATAGTTCACAAATTAGAGCTAACGCTATTCAGTATGATAAAGAGATATTTAAAAAAGCAATTTTCAATTATGTTAATGTGAAATACGAAGAATTCAAGAAAAGGGCTTAGCTTAGACAAAACATTTATGATTCAATATGTTATATATTTACTGATTATCTTAATACCCTTTCAAATGTAAGTGCATATAAGATTTGCAAAAATCAGGCAAATGCAGAATGAAGGGCTATACGGTCACTTTCATAATAATATAAAATGTTATACAATAAAATAGTTATTATTTAAGGTAAAATATATTATGATAAAGTGTAAATTGCAGCGGCCTATAATTACAAAAAAACCATGGGGCAGTGAAGAATTATTTGCACATACAAGTCGTTATGCTGCAAAGATTCTTGTAATAAACAAAGGGCACAGATTAAGCCTTCAATATCATCGCGTAAAAGATGAGACACTGCTGCTTTTAAGCGGGCAATTGCGACTCGTTATTAGCGATGGCAAAACATTAAAAGAATCAATAATCTCAAAAAATGTTGCATTTCATTTGCCGCCTAAAACAATTCATAGAATGGAAGCGTTAGAAAAGTGTATTTTAGTTGAGGTTTCAACCCCTCAGCTGAAGGATGTAGTGCGACTGCATGATGACTATAATCGGGAGAAAAAAAATGGCTAAGAAAGCTATGATCACGGGAATTAGGGGGCAGGATGGAGCCTACTTATCCAAATTATTATTAGAAAAGGGATATGAGGTTTTTGGAGTTGATAGAAGGAGTGGCGGGGCAACAAACTGGCGCATGAAAGAACTTGGAATTGAAAATGATGTCAAAATCCTGTATATGGATTTACTTGAGATGACAAATATTATGCAGGTAGTAAAGAAAATACAACCAGATGAGGTGTATAATCTTGCGGCGCAAAGTTTTGTGCAGTCATCATTTGATCAGCCAATATTAACTTCAGACATTGATGCACTGGGAGTTTTGCGCATACTTGAGGCAATAAGAACACTAGCACCCTCTGCACGCTTTTATCAGGCATCTACAAGTGAAATGTTTGGCAAGGTTCAGGAAATACCACAAAAGGAAAGCACGCCGTTTTATCCACGGAGCCCCTATGGAGTTGCAAAATTGTATGGACATTGGATAACTATCAATTATCGGGAATCGTATGATATGTATGCATGTTCAGGAATTCTTTTCAATCATGAATCGCCTTTACGCGGACAGGAATTTGTAACAAAAAAAATAACGCTTGGTATTGCTGCGATTTTAAATGGTTCACAAGAAAAGATTGTTCTTGGGAATATTGATTCAAAAAGAGATTGGGGATTTGCAAAAGAATATGTTGAAGCAATGTGGCTAATGCTACAGCAAGAAACGCCTGACGATTATGTAATTGCAACTGGGGAAACACACACTGTCAGGGAGTTCTTGGAAATAGCATTTAAGTATGCAGATATTGACATTGAGTGGAAGGGTACTGGTGTAAAGGAAAAAGGAATTAATAAGAAAACTGGCGATACGATAATAGAAATATCATCAGAATATTTCCGTCCGGCAGAAGTTGATATCCTCATTGGTGATTCCACAAAAGCACAGCAAAAACTTGGATGGAAACCAAAAACAAAGTTTTCAGAGTTGGTTAAGATGATGATAGAGCATGATTGTAGGGGTGTAAAATAGCTAACATGAAAGCACTTATTCTTATTGGTGGAATTGGAACACGGCTTCGGCCATTAACCTGCTCAACCCCGAAACCGCTATTACCTATTGTCAATAAACCATTTCTTGAGTATCAATTTGAGCTGCTGAAAAAACACGGTATCACTGATATTATTTTGTGTATATCATATCTTTCTAATGCATTTGAAGAATATTTTGGTACGGGGAAGAAATGGGGAGTTAAAATCCAGTATGTACATGAAAAAGAACCTCTCGGAACAGGAGGCGCAATTCGTAATGCAAATCACATAGTTGACGATAATTTGTTGGTCTTAAATGGCGACATATTGACGGATATTGATCTCAAAGAATTCATGCATTACCATCTTGCAAATAAGGCCTGTGTTACAATAGCTCTTGCCAGAGTAAAGGATCCAACCGCATTTGGCTTGATTGAATTAAATAAATTTGGAAAGATTAATCGTTTTCTTGAAAAACCTTCGTGGGATGAAGTAACTTGTAACACCATCAATGCAGGTATCTATATGTTGTCAAAAGAAGCAATCAATCAAATACCTGAAGG is drawn from Endomicrobiales bacterium and contains these coding sequences:
- the gmd gene encoding GDP-mannose 4,6-dehydratase, with translation MAKKAMITGIRGQDGAYLSKLLLEKGYEVFGVDRRSGGATNWRMKELGIENDVKILYMDLLEMTNIMQVVKKIQPDEVYNLAAQSFVQSSFDQPILTSDIDALGVLRILEAIRTLAPSARFYQASTSEMFGKVQEIPQKESTPFYPRSPYGVAKLYGHWITINYRESYDMYACSGILFNHESPLRGQEFVTKKITLGIAAILNGSQEKIVLGNIDSKRDWGFAKEYVEAMWLMLQQETPDDYVIATGETHTVREFLEIAFKYADIDIEWKGTGVKEKGINKKTGDTIIEISSEYFRPAEVDILIGDSTKAQQKLGWKPKTKFSELVKMMIEHDCRGVK
- a CDS encoding O-antigen ligase family protein, with the translated sequence MKIYEIVGILLCFMALISVIMRKKFILLRSEGYSIYMYPLIAFIAWYAFSGIVGIYRASDIVMPIWALGRNTLTNAVLMKLLYVLLNCFLFGFFIANIRSKERLIRVIRWWISASVIVSLYAIYLFITSAMHSNPWLLPGTLSVQYGFLPGIGEFIRCATFKEGNFYGGYMNASLMMILPFLFTNTIPSLFQYKKLKWYYFIIMVSGLLISASTINIVVFVVLMCAYLWSIRVRKHSIKIKLMFLFIGILLFGIIFISTPAGKTMVINKIFSNDVQMSMSKRDRLGCIVTATKMALVYPVIGVGPTNFGLYYDRFKLDGMVAGTGEKRIANNIYAEILCETGFTGLALFLAYLFSIRYLYKKQSKIIDHKLMPLVKGLYFAFISMLIVFMAFPTFTLTFHWILIGLLIASINIGVMEKRNENSL
- a CDS encoding glycosyltransferase family 4 protein, which translates into the protein MRIAYNARFLSASNVTGVERVAYDLLLHLVKQDSKNEYIVFTAKKEYLGSIAISPNVTCVECSLLRGNRFLKHVWEQFVLPLYVLIYKCDVLFNPTNTAPIINFSKTILFLCDVSFMVNPKWFSKSFSICYRFIIPIISRRANAIITISQSSKNDIVKYCKVSEDKVKVVYPSLSGIFDANNDGQNDSVLANLHIRKPFVLFTGSINPRKNLKNLITAFKKYKSKFNDMEHSLIVVGAMNTNFAPEALTNDKNNNIVYVGYVDDNQLKSLYQESELFIYPSLYEGFGLPPLEAMCCGTPVIVSNTSSLPEVCGDAAIYVDPENTEQISDAINNILCNADMRKKMIMKGKERVLHFNWDDAAKNVIHITEEVSL
- a CDS encoding NDP-sugar synthase, yielding MKALILIGGIGTRLRPLTCSTPKPLLPIVNKPFLEYQFELLKKHGITDIILCISYLSNAFEEYFGTGKKWGVKIQYVHEKEPLGTGGAIRNANHIVDDNLLVLNGDILTDIDLKEFMHYHLANKACVTIALARVKDPTAFGLIELNKFGKINRFLEKPSWDEVTCNTINAGIYMLSKEAINQIPEGINYSVERGLFPTLLAKNKRVFGYSKAYYWMDIGAIDKYLQAHADVMTHIIKVPINEKQQSAKFYIGNKCKTGEHIQIDGILVCGSNSKIDDATTFVGNVCLGNNVSVGKGTYIRDSVILDNTRIAEGVRIEQSVIGKNCLVEANSIVSSGTVLGDRTTVRKYSRL
- a CDS encoding glycosyltransferase; the protein is MKIAIVHDFLNQYGGAERVVEALHEVYPDAPIYTSIYVPRNLPDIFKTMNIKTSYMQKLPFLKHFKKYLLLYPSAFETFDLSQYDVVLSSSSAFAKGVKTSSSTCHVCYCYTPMRFAWNYGNYIGKENIGKLAKKCLPYFLKYLKSWDVKTSRKVDYFIAISREIQKRIKACYLRESDLIYPPVNTRDFSVSSHVADYFLVVSRLNGYKRIDLVVNAFNQLKLKLKIIGDGPCRNSLEQIAGHNIEFLGKVDEISLRNNYAHCRAIIFPGEEDFGIVPLEAQSSGRPVIAFAAGGALETVIDGRTGIFFNTQSVESLIDAINRFLKLENTFDSSQIRANAIQYDKEIFKKAIFNYVNVKYEEFKKRA